Proteins found in one Pseudomonadota bacterium genomic segment:
- a CDS encoding single-stranded DNA-binding protein: MSSINKVILIGRLGGDPELRYTADGSPVATFNVATSETWKDKSGNKQERTEWHRVVAWRKLGEISAEYLKKGKLVYIEGRIQSREFEGKDGAKRKMYEIIASNMKMIGGGAQTEGGRWKADEGPPATREDDFIPEIEEDDLKM, translated from the coding sequence ATGTCAAGTATAAATAAGGTGATACTTATTGGAAGACTCGGTGGAGACCCGGAGCTGCGGTATACTGCGGATGGATCGCCTGTTGCAACATTTAATGTTGCAACCTCGGAAACATGGAAGGATAAAAGCGGCAACAAACAGGAAAGAACAGAGTGGCACAGGGTAGTTGCCTGGAGAAAGCTCGGCGAGATTTCCGCAGAATATTTGAAAAAAGGGAAACTTGTTTATATCGAGGGGAGAATTCAGTCACGTGAATTTGAAGGAAAAGATGGGGCAAAAAGAAAGATGTATGAAATCATTGCCTCAAATATGAAGATGATTGGAGGCGGTGCTCAAACCGAAGGTGGAAGATGGAAGGCAGACGAAGGCCCACCTGCTACCCGAGAAGATGATTTTATACCTGAAATAGAGGAAGACGATTTAAAGATGTAA
- a CDS encoding Nramp family divalent metal transporter, with protein sequence MFTRRRLIILLSLIGPAIITSNIDNDAGGIAIYSIAGARYGYNLLWTLIPIVFLLMVYQEMSARMGVVTGKGLADLIRENYGIRTAFWVMVCLFFTNLGNTMAEFSGWAASMELFNVSKYISVPLGAAFVWFLVRRWNYSIFEKIFLFVCLIYLTYIFSAFSAKPDWKEVMVKTVTPSIQWNMDYLIIVVSIIGTSITPWQQFYLQSNVVEKGLSEKYLWASRFDVIFGSIMMGVIAYFIMVACGATLFPAGIKIDSAEDAALSLKPLAGKYAYILFAVGLANASLFSACILPLATTYYICEAFGWEAGIGKSFKEAPQFMSMFTTFLILGAAFVLIPNLPLIKVMWFSQIINCFLLPVVLIFMLRLINNKELMGGYKNSLWTNIISYTSTTILIILSVTLLFNTIADFFRVH encoded by the coding sequence ATGTTTACACGAAGAAGGCTCATAATATTGCTTTCTCTTATAGGTCCAGCAATAATTACCTCCAATATAGATAATGATGCGGGCGGTATCGCCATCTATTCTATTGCCGGGGCGCGCTACGGGTACAACCTCCTGTGGACCCTTATCCCTATAGTTTTTCTCCTTATGGTATATCAGGAAATGTCTGCGCGAATGGGGGTAGTCACAGGCAAGGGCCTTGCGGACCTTATACGTGAGAATTATGGAATAAGAACTGCCTTCTGGGTTATGGTGTGCCTTTTTTTTACAAACCTCGGGAATACTATGGCTGAATTTTCAGGATGGGCGGCAAGCATGGAGCTTTTTAATGTATCCAAATACATTTCCGTGCCTCTTGGAGCTGCCTTTGTATGGTTTTTGGTCAGGAGGTGGAATTACAGTATATTTGAAAAAATATTCCTCTTTGTCTGTTTAATATATCTTACCTATATTTTTTCTGCGTTCTCCGCAAAACCTGACTGGAAAGAGGTAATGGTCAAGACAGTAACACCTTCCATTCAATGGAACATGGATTACCTGATTATTGTGGTCAGCATTATTGGCACTTCTATTACCCCATGGCAGCAATTTTATCTCCAGTCCAATGTTGTAGAAAAAGGGCTAAGCGAGAAATACCTTTGGGCATCAAGATTTGACGTAATTTTTGGTTCTATTATGATGGGAGTCATTGCGTATTTTATAATGGTAGCCTGTGGGGCCACATTGTTTCCCGCAGGCATCAAGATAGATTCAGCAGAAGATGCGGCCCTCTCATTAAAACCACTGGCAGGAAAATATGCCTATATACTTTTCGCTGTAGGCCTTGCCAATGCCTCTCTGTTTTCGGCTTGCATTCTCCCGCTTGCCACAACTTATTATATTTGCGAGGCCTTCGGGTGGGAAGCAGGTATAGGAAAAAGCTTTAAAGAAGCCCCCCAGTTTATGTCCATGTTTACAACATTCCTGATACTGGGCGCTGCATTTGTTTTAATACCTAATCTCCCCCTGATCAAAGTGATGTGGTTTTCTCAGATCATAAACTGTTTTCTTCTCCCTGTGGTTTTAATATTTATGCTTCGGCTCATCAACAACAAAGAACTTATGGGTGGATACAAAAACTCATTATGGACAAACATTATCTCATATACAAGCACGACCATCCTGATCATCTTAAGCGTCACGCTTCTCTTCAACACAATAGCCGATTTTTTCCGTGTTCATTGA
- a CDS encoding TrpB-like pyridoxal phosphate-dependent enzyme, giving the protein MNRKTILSEQDMPRAWYNIQADLPNPLPPPLNPATGEPITPDMLTPIFPMNLIEQEVSTERWIDIPDEIIEKLLMWRPTPLYRAHNLEKFLGTPAHIYFKNEGVSPPGSHKPNTAIAQAYYNKIFGTKRLTTETGAGQWGSALAFACNQFGLELKVYMVRVSFNQKPYRKIMMETWGAKCVPSPSPDTNAGRKYFEQNAEHPGSLGIAISEAIEDAVTTENSKYSLGSVLNHVMMHQTIIGLEAQKQLAMVGEYPDMVIGCAGGGSNFAGISFPFIRDKIHGKEVKIIASEPTSCPTMTKGPYVYDFGDTAQTTPLLPMYSIGHDFVPAPIHAGGLRYHGMAPLVSRLLMDGLIEARAYSQLETFAAGLMFARTEGFIPAPETNHAIACVIDEAKKAKEEGKEKVILMNWSGHGIIDLSSYDAYLSGKLVDYAMPDDEIGKLIKELEKYPKPI; this is encoded by the coding sequence ATGAACAGAAAAACTATTTTAAGCGAACAGGACATGCCAAGGGCATGGTACAACATTCAGGCAGATTTGCCTAACCCCCTACCCCCGCCTTTAAATCCTGCGACAGGGGAACCCATTACGCCTGATATGCTTACACCCATCTTCCCCATGAACCTGATTGAGCAGGAAGTAAGCACTGAAAGGTGGATTGATATTCCGGATGAAATAATAGAAAAACTTCTTATGTGGCGGCCGACCCCCCTTTACAGGGCGCATAACTTAGAGAAGTTTCTCGGAACACCGGCTCATATCTATTTCAAGAACGAGGGCGTAAGCCCTCCGGGGAGCCACAAGCCGAATACGGCTATTGCACAGGCATACTACAACAAGATCTTCGGCACAAAGAGGCTCACAACAGAGACCGGTGCAGGGCAATGGGGGAGTGCACTTGCCTTTGCATGCAACCAGTTCGGCCTTGAACTGAAAGTTTACATGGTCAGGGTGAGTTTCAACCAGAAGCCATACAGAAAAATTATGATGGAAACATGGGGCGCGAAGTGCGTGCCAAGCCCAAGCCCTGATACAAATGCAGGCCGGAAATATTTTGAACAGAATGCAGAGCATCCCGGCAGCCTTGGCATTGCTATAAGCGAAGCCATAGAAGATGCTGTGACAACAGAGAACTCAAAATACTCACTCGGCAGCGTACTTAATCATGTAATGATGCATCAAACCATCATAGGTCTTGAGGCACAGAAGCAGCTTGCCATGGTTGGGGAGTATCCCGATATGGTGATTGGTTGTGCAGGCGGCGGGAGCAATTTTGCAGGCATATCTTTTCCTTTTATAAGGGATAAGATTCATGGTAAGGAAGTAAAGATTATTGCATCAGAACCGACTTCATGTCCGACTATGACAAAAGGACCCTATGTGTATGATTTTGGCGATACCGCCCAGACAACGCCGCTTCTACCTATGTATTCCATCGGCCACGATTTTGTTCCTGCACCGATTCATGCCGGAGGACTACGGTATCACGGAATGGCTCCACTTGTCAGCAGACTGCTCATGGACGGGCTTATAGAAGCAAGGGCCTATTCTCAATTGGAAACCTTTGCCGCAGGTCTCATGTTTGCGAGGACAGAAGGCTTTATCCCTGCACCGGAGACAAACCATGCCATAGCATGTGTGATTGATGAGGCGAAGAAGGCTAAAGAAGAAGGAAAAGAAAAGGTAATACTAATGAACTGGAGCGGTCATGGTATTATTGACCTTTCATCATATGATGCATATTTGTCCGGGAAGCTTGTGGATTATGCCATGCCGGATGATGAGATCGGGAAGCTAATCAAAGAACTGGAGAAGTATCCTAAGCCGATATAA